The Deinococcus sedimenti genome includes the window TGATACGCCAGCGGTACTTCCCGCTGGGTAGCGGGTCGATACTGCCGCGCCCGTTCCCGGCCTTCTGATCTGCCTTCGCTTTGGCCCGTGCCACGGCCTAGCCTTCCCGCTTGGGGACGGCCTGCAGCTCGAGGCCCAGCGCGTCTAGGACTTTCTGCCAGCTTTCGGGGACGGCACCCACGCGCCCAGCGAGTAGGCGCTGAATGTTTGGCTGGGCCATGCCCACCGCGTCCCCTAGCTCTGTCTGGGTCATGCCCTGGGCCTTCATGCGTTCCCTGACTGCCTGCCGTACTTGGTCGTTCATTCCAGTCATCTGTATATCACCCGTTGACATACTAGATCATAAACTGATATATTTCAAGACAGCAGAAGGGGCGGCACTCCCGCGAAGAAATGACCGCCCCGGCTGACTCCACCCAAGACAGGAAGGAATCGACATGCAGACTACCAAGCCCCGCAACATCACGCGCACCTGGAACACCACCACCGAACACCGCCCCTACGGTGAGCACTGGGGCGACACCCTGAACACCGTGACCCTCACGGCTGACCAGCACGGCAACCAGACCGCCCAGGTCGACGGGCAGCCCGCCACGGTCGCGCACGCCGTGAGCATCCTGAACCGCGCCGCCCGCGTGGAACTGGTCAGCGAGTACCGCACCCCCACCCCCGCGCCCGTGATCGGCAAGCCCCGCGCGGCCCAACTGCACCGCCTCATGGGCCGCGCCGGAGTCCCCAGCGGTGAGCACTACGCCTTCGCCGGGGCTGCCCTGGACCGCCCCGTGTTCAGCCTCGCTGCCCTCACGGAAGCGGAAGCCCGCGCCGTCTGGGCCTTCCTGACCTACACCCACCCCCACGCCGCCTAACGCCCACCGGGGGGCCGCGACAGGCCCCCCACTGCGAGGAACCTATGACCCAAGAATCAACCTTCACCCCCGCCGCCCTGCCCAGGGTTGAACGCATCCTGCCGGGTAGCACCCCGCAGCGCCTGAGCCTGGAACTGACCAGCGGGGACACGCTCACCCTGGATGAAGGCACGCGGGCTGTGCTCCTGCCCAGTCAATGGCTGCTCGCAGCGCCACACGGTGAACTGAGCGTGCTGTCCCTGTGGGCGCGTCCGGGCGCACCTGCCTACGCAGTGCCGGACGCGCTGCTGCCGGACCTCTTGCCCTACTTCAACGACTGAGCCACCCGGAGGAACACCATGAACACGCCCATGCACCCCACCCTGACCGCCGTGCACGTCAGTCCTGACCTCGCGCACTTCAGCACCCACGCCGGACGCACGCTGACCTTCGCTGTGCCCCTCCTGGTCAGCCTGCAGGAACGCGGGCCGGAAGTCGACGTGCACCTGAGCACGCCCAGCGGCACGCACCTACACACGTTCAGCGCCCCCAGCGACTCGCCCGCCCTGCAGGTCATCGCGCGGGAACTCCTGAGCGAACACCACCCGCTGAAGCCCATGCCCGCAGTGCAGGCCGTGACCGCCGCGCAGCCGCCCGTGCTGATCGTGGAAGGCCAGCGCGGCAACCGTGAAGCCGTCCGGGCGGGCAGCCTCACCGCGCCCCGCCTGTACCTGCACTGGAGCGGCGCGGCCCAGTTGGTCGACTGGGGAGGAACGCGCCGCGCGTACTTCATCCCCCCCGAACTGGTCAGCGAGGTACGCGCCGCGCTTCCCCACGCCCAGGCGGTCGACGTGCCCGCACCTGGGCCTGACCAGTGGGGATGACAGCAAAAGACATCATCCGCGCGGCGGCACCCCGTAGAAAGCCGAAAATCCACGCGAGAAAGCCCCCCGAGACTGGGGGGCTTTTCGTCGTGCTGGGGGCCTTCAGTCGCCCTTGAGGGCCAACATCTGCCGTGTGCTCAGGCTCAGGCCTCGCCAGTACCCGCGCACGGCGGCGTGGCGCTGGGGCGTGCTCAGGGTGTGCCAGCGTTCCCGGCTGACGGTGGGCGGGCGAGTCTCCAAGATCCATTCAGGCATGGTCATTCCCTCCATGTGTGCGGGCCTTCCAGCCCTTGCCAGCCTGGGCCGCGCAGGCGTGGTGTGAAACGGTGAGCACGGGCGCTCTGGGGTTGCCGTCCAGCCAGCCATGCGCGGCGCGGCCCAGGCTGCACAGGCCGTCCCCGTAGGCATCTGGGCCGTTCCACCGGGCGCAGCATCCGCAGTGCCCCCGCTGGGCCGCGAGGGCTGCCACGTTCAGCCGGCCGTCAGCGGTGCGGCCCTGTTCGACCTGCCGCAGTAGGGCCGCGCGGTGCGCCTTCATGCCTTCGACCAAGGCCACGGGCAGCGGCCCCGGCGCGTCATACCGCAGGCGTCCGGCCTCTGTGCATCCCAGGTGAACGCCCGCCTGGGCGAGTGCCGCCCGCAGCTCTGAGAGGGTCACAGTTCACCGCTTGCCGGGGCGAGTGGCGCAAGTGGCGCAACAGAGCTATTTTCCAATTCTTCTAAGGGAGAATTTTCTATAGGGGTTTTCTCGTGAAAGGAATTGGAAATAGGTGCAGTTGCGCCACTTGCGCCACTGCCCCCCGCTTCCGCACCCTGGGCCGCCCCGTCAACGGGGAACAGATCAGGGTTTTTTAGCGTCCAGAAGCGCAAGCCGCCCGCCCGCTTCACGTTTTCCAATCCGACGGCCGCGCAGGCCTGCCCCCATTTCTTCATGGCGTAGGGGCGGACGCCCACCTGTTCCGCCCAGGCCAGATACAGCGCCCGCAGTTCCCCGGCCTTCATGCCGTTCAGCGCGAATGCCTCACGGCCCACGTCCGCCCAGAATTCCTGCAGCGGGTCAACGTCCGCCCAGAACTGCGCCGTGGCGCTCGCGCTCGCCCTGGAACGGTGCAGGCGTCCCGTCCGGTGGAATCTCGCCAGCCCCTCGACGGCCCAGGCTGTGAAGCCCCGGCACAGGGCGGACGCCGGGTCTTGCCGCGCCGCCTCGATACGCCGACCTCCCAGCAAGTCGGGCAGGCCCGCCCCATGAAGCGGGTGCACGAACGGCAAGGCCAGCACGCGGTCTTTCAGCGCGTCGTCATACGCTTCAACTTTGGGCGCGTCATTCGCCACCATCAGCAGCATGTGCCGTGGCGTGGCCGTGAAGCCCTCGCTGAAGAGGAACCGCACGGGCAGCCGGTCGCCGCCGCTCAGGGTCTTCAGCAGCTCCGCGTCCAGTCGCGCGTTCCCGGCTTCAGCGCAGAACACCGCCCGCTTTCCCCACACGGCCGCGCCCAGCCGCTCGCGGGCGCCGTCCGCCGTGAACAGTTTCGTGTCCAGGCTCGCGGCCATGTCCCCCAGCAGCGTGCCCAGCAGCTCGGTATACGTGCTCTTGCCGGTGCCCCTGGGGCCGTATGCCCAGGGCAACACGCGGTGCGTACTCGCGCCGCTCAGGGCGTACCCGGTCACATCCTGCAGGCCCAGGGCAAGGTCAGCGTCCCCGCCCGTCATGCGGTTCAGCACGTCCAGCCAATCACTCTGGTCAGCGTCCGGGTGGTACTCGACCGGCGCGAGGGTGAGCATGTAGTCCTCTCGCCTGTGCTCCCGCCACTGCCCCGCGTCCCACACGCCATTCTGGAAGCCCAGCACGAACGGGCGCGGTTCAAAGCGGGTGTGATCGATCATCAGCAGCGGGCGGGCCGCTTCCAGAATCGCTTTCTGACGTCCGTTCCCTTCTACGGACTTCGCCGCCTTGACGTGTCGCCACGCGGCCCGCTCCATGGCGGCGCTGTCCCGCTTCCGGGATTCCACGGGGGCGAGTACGCCACGCAGGGCAAAGAGTCGCGCCACTTCCGGTTTCATGGTCCCGCTCAGCTTCTGCGTGAGTTGCTGGGCCAACAGATCGCCCGCGCCGTCCCCTTTCCGTCCGGCGCCCTGCACCCACTGCCGGCCGGTGTAGGCCAGCCACCCGCCCAGCTTGCCGGTGTACCCCAGGTCACCCCCGGCCAGCTTGACCAGGCGGTACCCATGCGCGGTGTCCGTATCCGGCGCGGTCACAGGCCAGCCGTCTAGGCCCAGCAGCTCGAGCACTTGCCGGTCGCTGTAGTCCGCTTTGTCTTCGCCCGTCCAGTGTTCCGCTTCCGGTATGACGTCCGCAGCGGGCAGGGTGCCCACATCGATGCCCGCCATTCCCCTCGCGTCCCGTTGGCCTACGCCGCTCAGGTCGCGCGGCTTGGCTTTCCCGCTGCCCAGGCCTGAGCGCACGGTGTCCCGAATCTCGCCCACCTCAAGGCCCGCCGCTTCCCCGGCTGCCGTGAGCACCTGGGCCGCGTGCTGTTCATCCAGCACCCCGGCGCCTACCAGCGTGCCCAGGTTGAACGCTGCCCGGTTCAGCGCGTCATTCCGCCCGCCTTCCCCGGCGCTCGCCACGGCCGCGCACTCTTCATCCACGGCCCGGTTCACGTACCGCTCAGCGGGCGCACCGCTGCCCACCTGGGCCGGTACCGGGGCAGGCTTGACCGGCGAAAGCGGCGGCGCAGCTTTCACCCTGGTCAGCGCGTTCAGCGCCTCGCGTTCTGCCCAGGCGTCAGCTTCAGAAAGCCAGACGTCCACCGGCAGGGGCCGCGCCGGATTCTTCAGGTTTACGCCGCCCGGAAGCCGCAGGATGCGCGGCAAGTCGTGAACTTTCGCGTCTGCCCCCAGGTCAGCGAGTGCCCCGGCGAGGGCGCGGTTCACCTCTTCCGTTTCCGTGCCGTCATCAGGCGAGGTGTGGCGCAGCCAGTACACATGCAGGCCGTGCCCGCTATCAACCACGGCGCGGGGGGGTAGCTTCAGCCGGTCGCACGCCGTCAGCAGGTCAGCGAACAGGGTCGCTTTGTACTCGCGCAGCTCTGCCGGGTCCGTTTCAAGCAGCGTGTCTTTGGTCAGTCCGCCCGTGTAGCTGGGGGCGTCTGCTAGGTCCAGGTCGACCCAATGAAGGGGGGTCATCAGGCAGTTATCCCGCGCCCCGCTGGACGTGTCGCGCCGCCGCGCCATGCCGAAGTACACCTCTTGATCCTGGGGGATGTGCTCAGGCGTGAACGCCTGGGGGTGCTCAGGGAACGTAGGCCACGGCATCCATACGCTTTTCATGCCGCCCCCACTGGGCCGCTTGAGCCTGAACTCAACTTGCCCGTTGCCCAGCGTCAGCCCTTCATGCAGAAGCCGGTACCACTCGATAGGTGTAGGGGTCACCGCTGCCCCTTGCTGCGCCGCTTGAGGCGGGCGCGTACCTTGCGGGCCGCTTTCTCAGCCCAGACTCGCCCAGTCGCGTGAAGCGTCCCAGGGGTTAGGAACAGACGCACGTACAGGTCAGCGTTCACGATCGCCACGGCCACCGCTGCAGGCTCCCCGCCCCAGGTGGCGAGTAGCAGCGGGTGCACTTCATCCGGCACGCACTCCCGCACGTAGCTCAGGGCGTCCGGGTGCTCACTGAACCATGCGCGGTCAGCAGCTTTCGCGCGGGCCTCGCCAGCCGGGGCAGGAAGGGCGTGCATCAGGGCCGTTGCATTCAGCGTGCCGTCTTCTAAACTAGGCAAAGCGCCTGCCTGCGCCGCCCCCCGGTCCTGTCCACCGGGGGGCATCAGTTGGCCCCCGTGCTCTGGGCTGCCACGTAGGCGTCCAGCGCCTCGCGGGGAATGCGGATGACTCGCGCACCGATCTTCACGGCCCGCAGTCGACCGGCGCGAATTTCTTTGTAGACCAGCGCGGCGTGCACGCCCAGGTGCGCGGCAGCTTGGGGAACGTCAAGGAACGCGGGCAGGGTGGGCGCAGTCGCGCCCGTGTCTTCCAGGTGGATAGCAGTCAAGGGAACACCTTCCAACTTCACCCCGCATCGATGCGGGGGCAGAACTTCAGCTCTTGGCGGAAGTTCTCAGTTGGTCGGGGCGTTCGGTTGAACCTGGGGCCGGTACTCGACTGGGCGCGGCCTCTTCACGCGGCTGGGCGGCACGGGCAGCGCGGGGCGGGCTGTGAGGGCCTGCAGGCGGGCTTCCTCGCGGCGTACCTGGGCCTGTATCTCTCCGCCCGTCAGACCGGCTTCATGGGCTTCCTGACGCTTCAGCGCCCGCCACAGGTGCCGGTGCAGGTGGAACAGGTCGAAAGCCCAGGCTTCCAGCAACCGCGCCCCGTGCGCCTCGTCGACCGCGCCCAGCCGCTCGGCAAGCTCTGCGGTCGTGACCCTCCGGCCCGCTGCCACCTGGGCGGCGTACCAGCGGGTCGTGTCGCTCTGGACAGCCCAGTGGGCGCGGTGCGTGGCTTCCGCTTGCGCTGACGCCTCTTCCCAGGCTTCCATGCCGCCGCGCGGGATGAAGCCGCCCAGCGTCCACATGGGCAGCCCCAGCGCGTGGTACCAGTTCGCACGGGACTTATCCCCGCGCAGCTCGCTCAGGTAGTCCCGTTCAGCCTCACGCCGCGCTGACCGCCGCTCAAGGCGGGTCATGGGGGCGGCGCGGCGTCCGGTGATGGGCATATCAAAAGATAACATAATCCGTGGCGTCCCGTGATCTGCAGAACACAGGCGTGCATGACCAACCGTGACCAACCCGTGACCAACACGCCCGCGCACATGCGTTATCCAGAGTGCATGAACCGTGGCGGGCGAGAGGCGAAAATGCCCCCCTGGGCGGCGTAAATCAGAACCCCCGTTCTCTTGCGTCACTGCCCGTAAATCTGTGCGGGCCTCCCTCCTAAGGGGCAGGCCCCGCGTTCGAATCGCGGCGAGTGCACCACGTTCCCCGCCCCCGTGGCGGGGTTCTTTCTTGCCCGCCGCGTCCGTTCCCGCCCGCGTCACCACCAGCCGCGGCGTTTGAAGTACACGCTGAGGGCCCCGCCGATCAGCAGGAACGTGCCCCACGCCAGGGCGTAACCGAAGGGGCTCTTGAGTTCCGGCATGAACTCGAAATTCATGCCCCATACGCCTGCCAGGAACGTCAGCGGCAGGAAGATCACGCTGACGGCGGTCAGGGTCCGCATGACCTCGTTCATGCGCTGACTCTGGAGGTTCAGGTGCAGGTCGAGCAGGTTC containing:
- a CDS encoding phage/plasmid primase, P4 family, producing MPWPTFPEHPQAFTPEHIPQDQEVYFGMARRRDTSSGARDNCLMTPLHWVDLDLADAPSYTGGLTKDTLLETDPAELREYKATLFADLLTACDRLKLPPRAVVDSGHGLHVYWLRHTSPDDGTETEEVNRALAGALADLGADAKVHDLPRILRLPGGVNLKNPARPLPVDVWLSEADAWAEREALNALTRVKAAPPLSPVKPAPVPAQVGSGAPAERYVNRAVDEECAAVASAGEGGRNDALNRAAFNLGTLVGAGVLDEQHAAQVLTAAGEAAGLEVGEIRDTVRSGLGSGKAKPRDLSGVGQRDARGMAGIDVGTLPAADVIPEAEHWTGEDKADYSDRQVLELLGLDGWPVTAPDTDTAHGYRLVKLAGGDLGYTGKLGGWLAYTGRQWVQGAGRKGDGAGDLLAQQLTQKLSGTMKPEVARLFALRGVLAPVESRKRDSAAMERAAWRHVKAAKSVEGNGRQKAILEAARPLLMIDHTRFEPRPFVLGFQNGVWDAGQWREHRREDYMLTLAPVEYHPDADQSDWLDVLNRMTGGDADLALGLQDVTGYALSGASTHRVLPWAYGPRGTGKSTYTELLGTLLGDMAASLDTKLFTADGARERLGAAVWGKRAVFCAEAGNARLDAELLKTLSGGDRLPVRFLFSEGFTATPRHMLLMVANDAPKVEAYDDALKDRVLALPFVHPLHGAGLPDLLGGRRIEAARQDPASALCRGFTAWAVEGLARFHRTGRLHRSRASASATAQFWADVDPLQEFWADVGREAFALNGMKAGELRALYLAWAEQVGVRPYAMKKWGQACAAVGLENVKRAGGLRFWTLKNPDLFPVDGAAQGAEAGGSGASGATAPISNSFHEKTPIENSPLEELENSSVAPLAPLAPASGEL
- a CDS encoding helix-turn-helix domain-containing protein, with the protein product MTAIHLEDTGATAPTLPAFLDVPQAAAHLGVHAALVYKEIRAGRLRAVKIGARVIRIPREALDAYVAAQSTGAN
- a CDS encoding helix-turn-helix domain-containing protein; translated protein: MSTGDIQMTGMNDQVRQAVRERMKAQGMTQTELGDAVGMAQPNIQRLLAGRVGAVPESWQKVLDALGLELQAVPKREG